The region GCCAACCAGCAGGTGCGCGCCGCGGCGGAGCGGATGGCCATCAACCATCCGGTGCAGGGCACGGCGGCGGACATCATCAAGATCGCGATGATTCGCGTGCAGCAGCGCATGGACGAAACGCGCCTGCGGAGCCGCATGCTCCTCCAGGTGCACGACGAGCTGATCTTTGAGGTGCCCCGCGACGAGATGGAGACGATGCGCGCCCTCCTGCTGGAGCTGATGCCGCAGACGATGGAGATGAAGGTACACCTCAAGGTTGACCTCAAGGCGGGACTCACGTGGGGAGACATGGAGTAGCGGCGGCGACGGCTCCTGTTGCTCCTGTCCCTCCGGGTAAGGTAGAATGAAGGCCTTGCAGACGAGAAAGCGTGGCAGCCGCCCATGTCGGGCGATGCCGGACTTCGATGACTGAAGACTACAAGCTTTATCCCAACGTAGGCCTCGGCGAGGACGCTCAGATAGGTGAGTACGTCATCGTCGGCACGCCGCCGCGTGGCGTGGAGGCGGGCGCGCTTGCCACCGTCATTGGCAGACACGCGGTCATCCGGTCCCACGCGGTCATCTATGCGGGTTGCGTGATAGGCGACAACTTCCAGACCGGCCACGGCACCCTCATCCGCGAGCACAACCGTATCGGCGACAACGTCAGCGTCGGCAGCCATACCGTTGTGGAGCACCACGTGACCATCGGCAACAATGTCCGCATCCATAGCCAATGCTTCATCCCTGAGTTCTGCGTCCTGGAGGACGGCTGCTGGATTGGGCCGAGGGCTACTTTTACCAACGACCTGTATCCGCCGAGCGGCGGGCGCAACCTCAAAGGCCCCACCATCAAGAAGGGCGCGCGCATTGGCGCGAACGCCACATTGCTGCCGGGCATCGTGGTCGGAGAGAACGCGTTGGTGGGCGCGGGCGCAGTCGTGGTCCACGACGTGCCACCGGAAGCGGTCGTCATCGGAAATCCCGCCCGGATTATCAAGCGGGTGTCGGAGCTGCGCCTCCGACGCCTGGTCTAGCTGGCGCATTGAGGCCGGTGGACACCTCCCACACTCCAGGCCCGGGGCGCCAGCACAGCCTGATCTACTTCGGCGACCAGTGGGACGACCTCTGGCGACGCCGACAGGCCCTGTGCCACAGCCTCGCCAGCAAGAGCCTTTTCGACCGCGCGCTGTACGTTGAGCAGCCCCTGTCTCTTTCGTCTCTCCTGTGGTGGCTCCGGCACCCCCCTGACGCCGATGCGCAGCGGCGGTGGAGCCGCCTGCTCCGCCAGAGGCGCACGATGCTCCAGGTCCACCCCAAGATATGCCTGTGGACTCCTGTGACTCCCCTGGGCCTGCGTCAGTCCCCAATCTTAAGCGCCGTGGACAATCTGTTCCGCGTGCACGGTCAGGCGAGGACGCTCAGGCGACTGACTTCACGCATGGGCTTCTCCCTCCCCATCGTCTGCGTCTCGCTGCCGCTGGTTGACAAGCGCGTGCTGGAGAGTGTGCAGCCGGCCCTGCTGTGGTACGACTGCACGGAGGACTTCACAAAATTTGAACACCTGCCCGCGCGGGTGCGCGAGGCTTGCGGGACAATGGATGCATGGCTGACGGACAACGCTGACGTGGTGACCGCTGTCAGCGTCGTCCAGTTCGAGGCCAAGAGGGCGCGACGCGGCTCCCGCGCTACTCTCTACTCTCCAAATGGCCTCCTGCTTGAGCCATTCCTCGCGCCTGTCCCCTCCGACGAGCCGGAGGACCTGGCCGCCATTCCGCGGCCGCGCCTGACGTTCGTGGGCGCCGGCCTCAACACGTATCTTGACTGGGACTTGATAGACATGCTCGCTTCGAGACGTCCTGACCTTTCGCTCGTCCTCATTGGACAGGACACACTGCCTCGCCACTTGCATGAACGCCTTGCTGGACACCACAACATCCACTTCCTCGGTCTGAAGCCTTACGGCGACCTGCCCCGCTATCTGGCCCATGCAGACCTGTGCCTCCAGATATCGCGGCCCGGCCATCTGCCAAGCCAGGAAAGCGTCCTGAAGGTCTGGCTCTACCTGGCCGCGGGCAAACCCGTGCTCTCTCTGACCGCAACCGCCGGCGCGGATAAAGGAGGACTCATCGCGGTGGCAGCAACGCGTGACGAGTTCATCGCCAAAGTGGACGAAGCTATGGCCTCAGATACACCCCGGCTTCAAGAGAGGCGGAAGGCCCTGGCGCAGGAAAGCTCATGGGACGCACGCGCGGACACGGTCTGCCGGGCGCTGGAGGAGGCACTGGTGAGGAAGGGTCTCTCGGGCTAGAGTCTGATTCCTAGCTGGCTTTTTTCGCGGCGACCGGACTGGCGAAGAACGTCACGACGGCGGCGGAGACTTGGCGCACCTGCTCTTCAGTCATCTCCGGGTACATGGGGAGTGAAAGCACCTCTCGCGCGGCCTGCTCCGTGCACGGGAACGCTCCGGCCCGATAGCCCAGGGCACTGTAAGCCGGCTGAAGGTGCAGCGGAAGCGGATAGTGGATTCCCGTTTCCACGCCCTGGGGCCGCAAGTGCTCGCGCAGCAAGTCTCTTTGCGGGGAGCGCACCACGTACAGGTGATAAACAGCCTGGCAGCCGGGTCGCTCCGAGGGGATGACCAATGGTGTTCCCGCAAGCGTCTGGCCGTACACCTGCGCTATCGCTCTTCGGCGGCGGTTCCACTCCTCCAAGCGCCGCAGCTTCACACGCAGGACCGCCGCCTGCAGGGTGTCAAGGCGGGCATTGTAACCTACGCACTGGTGCTCGTACTTCTCGGCGCGGCCATGGTTGCGCAGCAGCTTCACCTGTCGCGCAATCGCTTCGTCATTCGTGACGACAGCGCCCGCGTCCCCCATCGCTCCCAGGTTCTTGCCCGGGTAGAAACTGAACGCGGCAACATCACCCCACGCTCCGACCTTTCGCCCCTCGCACACGGCGCCGTGCGCCTGCGCAGCGTCCTCCAGCACGACCAGATGACGCCGACGCGCTATCTCCATGATACGGCGCATGTCCGCCGGATGCCCGTAGAGATGCACGGGAATGACCGCCTTCGTCCGAGGAGTGATGGCGGCCTCCAGCTTTCCCGGGTCCATGGTATACGTCGCGGTGTCTATATCCACGAAAACGGGACGCGCGCCGACGTGGGAGACCGCCTCGGCGGTGGCGATGAACGTGTGAGGTGTGGTGATGACTTCGTCGCCAGGGCCAACGCCCAAAGCGAGCAGGGCCAACTGAAGCGCCGTCGTGCCGGAGGAAGTCCCCACAGCGTAGCGCGCGCCGCAGAACGCCGCGAACTCCGCCTCCAATCGCTCGACTTCTTCGCCCATGATGAACTGGGACGACTCTATGACCCGCTCAATGGCGGCCCATATCTCCGAGCGGTTAGCGTCATGCTGCGCCCTGAGGTCAACCAGCGGGATTCGCGCCTTTGCCATGTCTTATCGCCCCCCGGAGAGCGCCGCAATCTCCACCGGCGCCCCCTGCCGTTGCAATGACTGCTGGGCTGCTTCCAGTACACGCACCACCCGCAGCCCATTCTCGCCATCGGTCCGAGGACGGGTCCCGCTGCGGACGCACTCCACGAAGTGGGCGCACTCCAGGTGCAAAGGCTCGGTCAGGTCAATCCGTGGGACATAGATATCGCCGGAGCGAATGCGCATCTGGAACTCGCCGTAGACCTGTTCGCCCCCCTTGACGATTCCCTTGTCATACATCTTCAGCTTGGCTTCGTTGTCCACGTCGTCGTACACAACCATGCGGCGGCTGCCCACGATCGTCATGCGACGCACCTTCGACGGGTCCAGCCAGCTCGCGTGGACGTGAGCAATGACGTTGCCTGGAAAGCGAAGGAGCAGGAACACGACGTCCTCTATGCCTTTGCTCAAATAGCTCCCACCCTGAGCTCGGACTTCGAGAGGCATGGCGTCCAGAAGATACAGCAGGATGGAGATGTCGTGAGGTGCGATACTCCACAGCGCGTTGAGGTCCTGCTGGATGCGTCCCAAATTGACCCGCGTGCTGTAGATATAGAACACGTCTCCCAGTTCGCCCGCGGTGAGCAGTTCCTTGATCTTCAGGACGGCGGGATTGTACTCAAAGGAATGGCCCACCATCAGCAGGCGCTTGTGCTCCTGGGCCAGACGGATCATGCCCTCCGCGTCCTGGATGTTCAAAGCAAGGGGCTTCTCTACAAGGACGTGCTTGCCGTGGGAGAGGGCCTCGCGGGCCAGCGGGTAATGGCTTCGGGCAGGCGTCGCGAGGACAACCGCATCCACTGCGGGGTCTTGCAAAACGTCGGCGTAGCGTGTGGTCGTCTGCACGTCCGGGTACTGGCTGCGCACTTTGTCTAGTAGCTTGTCGTCCAGGTCGCAGCAGTAGAGGACACGGCTGCCAGCGACTCCGCGGAAGTTGCGTAGAAGATTAGGGCCCCAGTACCCGTATCCCACGACGGCTACGGCGACGGGCTTGCTCACTGGTCCCCCTGACTGTGTCGTAGAGGCATGAAATATGAAGGCACAGCTTTTCCGTCCCGAACAAGCGCATCTTACTTTATCGAGCTTCGTAAGTCAATCAGACCGCATGGGGCTGGCTGCGCCACTGCGTGACCTGCGCATCGCCCCATGCGGGCAAGTGCGCCCGATGGCAAAGCCGCCAATGTGATTTCCGTTCATCGTGAAGCCCGTACCACTTCCTCTTGATAACTGCACTGAACGACGATCCGTGTGATCGTTTCGTGTATGCGACTTGACTTCCGTGATATGCTCTCCTACGATAGGGCCACGCGTCAATGTGGCGGCGGCCTCGCCCAGGGGCGACAGGCGGGCGAGACCTGAGGGCTTGCGTACGGGGAGTGAGAAGGAGGCGGCGATGCAGCAAGCGGCGTCATTGCCCCGGCCGGTCTGGATGACTGTCCTCGGAATCATCTTTCTTGCTCTGGGCGGCGTGGCGGCGCTGGGAGGCCTTGTTCTCGCGGGAGGCGCCGCGCTGGGGGGCGCGGCCTTGAGCGGAGCGGTTGCGGGAGGCCTTTTCGCCCCTCTTGTGGTTGCCGGGACGCGCTTGTCGGTCGTTCTCGCGTTCTTTCTGCTGCTGTTTGCGGCCGTCCATATCGCTGGAGGCATCGGCTTGCTGCGGGGCCGACGGTGGGCGCGCATTCTGGCGCTTGTCCTGCTGTGGATCGCGGGGATTTCGAGCCTGTTCGGGTTCCTGGGAGGCCTAGGCAGCGGGAACTTCGGGTCAACTCTGGTCAACCTGGTCTTCGTCGGGCTGTACGCGCTATTCATTTGGAAGTTCTACACCGATCCGGTGCGCGCCTATTTCAAACGCGGCCTGACGGCGCCGCCCCCGACCCCCATGGCGCCGCCTGCACCCGGCGCGCCGACAGCGGGACCTGCGTAAGGCGACGGCTGCCTGTTACTTAGCGGGTGACCGCTTGTTCAAATGGTCGAACGAGCGGCGAGTGGTATAAAGGAGGAGCGGTATGGGATTTGCACGGTTCATGGCCTCGCCGGTTGGGCGAGGCGAGCGAATTGTTCTCGGCATCGTGCTGATTGCCGTCGGCATCGGCGCTGTCGGTGGAGTAGCTGGGTGGGCGATCGCCGTGGCGGGACTCCTGCCGCTGACGTTGGGGATCATCAACGGGTGCATTTTCGCCCCGTTGCTCCGCGTTCCGTTCAAGGGCGCTGATCTGCCGCGGGAGTGACGCCGGCGGGACTTGCGTAAAGCTACCCCTGTTTCTTATCAAGCGGGTGACCGCTCGTTCAAGTGGTCGAACGAGCGGCGAATGGTATAAAGGAGGAGCGGCATGACACAGGCACAAGCGCAACCAGCGAAACCCGTGGTCATGGAGATCCAATACCCCGACAAGGTCTCTCGCGCCCTGAACTTTCTGATTTTCATCAAAAACATCCTTGCGATTCCTCACGTCGTCATCCTAATCCTTTACTGCATCGCCTACGCCGTCATGAGCATCATCGCATGGGTCGCTATTCTGATCACCGGCAGATACCCGCGCGGCCTGTTCGACTTCGCGGTGAAACTCCTGCGCTGGCAGCTCCGCGTCACTGCGTACTTGATGATGCTCCGGGATGAGTACCCGCCCTTCAACGGCAATCCGTAGCTGTAGCGCACGGCGGAAGGACAAAGCGAACGGCCACGCGAGAGGCCTCTCGCGTGGCCGTTCTACTCGTGGCAATGCGCCTAGCTCATCGTTGATCCGGCGGTCACGTCCAGGGTCTGGCCGGTGAAGGATACGCCGTCGTCGGAGGCCAGGAATACGACGGTGGCGCCGATTTCTTCCGGCTTGACCAGTCGGCGAATAGGCCCGCGGTCCATGGTGCGCTTCCACATCTCGTCCATCGAGATGCCGGTCGCCTTGGAGCGCGCCTCCAGGACGCGCGTCAGGCGCTCGCCCTCCACAGCGCCCGGGTTGATGCAGTTGCAGCGGATGTTGTACCGGCCCACCTCCATCGAGATGGTCCGGGTCAGGCCGATAAGCCCCCACTTGGAGGCGCAGTAGGCGCTGCGCAGCGGGAAGCCGCGCCTGCCCGCGCCGGAGCCGATGTTGATAATGACGCCGGTCTTGCGCTTGACCATGTGCTTCAGCGCCTCCCGGCAGGCGACCGCCACGCCGACCAGGTTCACTGCCAGCACCTCGTTCCAGTCGGCCACCTCCATGTCGGACACGTTGACGCTCTTGCCCTCGATGCCGGCGTTGTTGACGAGGATGTCAATCTGGCCTAATTCCTTGACGGTGCGCGCCACCATCTCCACGACCTGCTTCTCCTTCGAGACGTCCATGGGGACGGCGATGCCGCGGCGGCCCAGTGCGCGTATCTCGGCAGCAGTCTCGTTAATCTTGTCCACGCTGCGCGCGGCCACCGCCACGTCCGCGCCCGCCCGCGCAAGCTCCAGCGCTATACCCTTGCCGATGCCGTAGCCGCCGCCCGTGACGAGCGCCACCCTGCCTGCGAGTTTCATGGATCGCCTCCAGCAAAAACTTCTGAGCCTCCCGTCATTCCAATCGATAACGCGGGCTTCGCCAGTCATTTATATCTATGAAAAAATCCGCTGCCCAGCGTAAGTCTGAAGGCTCCGTACTATCCAAAGTCGCGATGCCCACGGCTTTACCGAGGTCTTTAGCGGCTAGCACTGCGTCCGTGAAGTCTTGATCACCAGAAACAAGAATACCTATATCATAGGAATTCCGCGCGGCGAGCAATACTAGATCAACAGCCAGTTGAACGTCCACCCGCTTCTGTTCGACACGAGTCGCTTTCGGGTTACCAGAAAAACTCCCACGCCTTTGAACCAAGCGTCCGTAGTTCACGTCCAAGAAGTCAACACTCC is a window of Dehalococcoidia bacterium DNA encoding:
- a CDS encoding Gfo/Idh/MocA family oxidoreductase → MSKPVAVAVVGYGYWGPNLLRNFRGVAGSRVLYCCDLDDKLLDKVRSQYPDVQTTTRYADVLQDPAVDAVVLATPARSHYPLAREALSHGKHVLVEKPLALNIQDAEGMIRLAQEHKRLLMVGHSFEYNPAVLKIKELLTAGELGDVFYIYSTRVNLGRIQQDLNALWSIAPHDISILLYLLDAMPLEVRAQGGSYLSKGIEDVVFLLLRFPGNVIAHVHASWLDPSKVRRMTIVGSRRMVVYDDVDNEAKLKMYDKGIVKGGEQVYGEFQMRIRSGDIYVPRIDLTEPLHLECAHFVECVRSGTRPRTDGENGLRVVRVLEAAQQSLQRQGAPVEIAALSGGR
- a CDS encoding SDR family NAD(P)-dependent oxidoreductase, whose translation is MKLAGRVALVTGGGYGIGKGIALELARAGADVAVAARSVDKINETAAEIRALGRRGIAVPMDVSKEKQVVEMVARTVKELGQIDILVNNAGIEGKSVNVSDMEVADWNEVLAVNLVGVAVACREALKHMVKRKTGVIINIGSGAGRRGFPLRSAYCASKWGLIGLTRTISMEVGRYNIRCNCINPGAVEGERLTRVLEARSKATGISMDEMWKRTMDRGPIRRLVKPEEIGATVVFLASDDGVSFTGQTLDVTAGSTMS
- a CDS encoding NYN domain-containing protein, with protein sequence MIQDQRVDIFLDDEHLRNLADEKLRPSDKEYRLLATRLVDRLGPIFPNMGITLHRVHLYTAIPTASEEEKHKKMIAHLDALKRSVDFLDVNYGRLVQRRGSFSGNPKATRVEQKRVDVQLAVDLVLLAARNSYDIGILVSGDQDFTDAVLAAKDLGKAVGIATLDSTEPSDLRWAADFFIDINDWRSPRYRLE
- a CDS encoding DapH/DapD/GlmU-related protein — translated: MTEDYKLYPNVGLGEDAQIGEYVIVGTPPRGVEAGALATVIGRHAVIRSHAVIYAGCVIGDNFQTGHGTLIREHNRIGDNVSVGSHTVVEHHVTIGNNVRIHSQCFIPEFCVLEDGCWIGPRATFTNDLYPPSGGRNLKGPTIKKGARIGANATLLPGIVVGENALVGAGAVVVHDVPPEAVVIGNPARIIKRVSELRLRRLV
- a CDS encoding DUF4389 domain-containing protein; the protein is MTQAQAQPAKPVVMEIQYPDKVSRALNFLIFIKNILAIPHVVILILYCIAYAVMSIIAWVAILITGRYPRGLFDFAVKLLRWQLRVTAYLMMLRDEYPPFNGNP
- a CDS encoding DegT/DnrJ/EryC1/StrS family aminotransferase, which codes for MAKARIPLVDLRAQHDANRSEIWAAIERVIESSQFIMGEEVERLEAEFAAFCGARYAVGTSSGTTALQLALLALGVGPGDEVITTPHTFIATAEAVSHVGARPVFVDIDTATYTMDPGKLEAAITPRTKAVIPVHLYGHPADMRRIMEIARRRHLVVLEDAAQAHGAVCEGRKVGAWGDVAAFSFYPGKNLGAMGDAGAVVTNDEAIARQVKLLRNHGRAEKYEHQCVGYNARLDTLQAAVLRVKLRRLEEWNRRRRAIAQVYGQTLAGTPLVIPSERPGCQAVYHLYVVRSPQRDLLREHLRPQGVETGIHYPLPLHLQPAYSALGYRAGAFPCTEQAAREVLSLPMYPEMTEEQVRQVSAAVVTFFASPVAAKKAS
- a CDS encoding DUF2892 domain-containing protein, with product MGFARFMASPVGRGERIVLGIVLIAVGIGAVGGVAGWAIAVAGLLPLTLGIINGCIFAPLLRVPFKGADLPRE
- a CDS encoding glycosyltransferase translates to MDTSHTPGPGRQHSLIYFGDQWDDLWRRRQALCHSLASKSLFDRALYVEQPLSLSSLLWWLRHPPDADAQRRWSRLLRQRRTMLQVHPKICLWTPVTPLGLRQSPILSAVDNLFRVHGQARTLRRLTSRMGFSLPIVCVSLPLVDKRVLESVQPALLWYDCTEDFTKFEHLPARVREACGTMDAWLTDNADVVTAVSVVQFEAKRARRGSRATLYSPNGLLLEPFLAPVPSDEPEDLAAIPRPRLTFVGAGLNTYLDWDLIDMLASRRPDLSLVLIGQDTLPRHLHERLAGHHNIHFLGLKPYGDLPRYLAHADLCLQISRPGHLPSQESVLKVWLYLAAGKPVLSLTATAGADKGGLIAVAATRDEFIAKVDEAMASDTPRLQERRKALAQESSWDARADTVCRALEEALVRKGLSG